The Petrotoga olearia DSM 13574 genome includes a region encoding these proteins:
- a CDS encoding ABC transporter permease — protein sequence MFFWKFALRNFLKRWQVSILLVLGAIIPSLLTVSSLSLNDSIVSYRKTQVEVNFGQADAFIVNNRTSLFFSFPLSQMILDDIKSDPKIKNILPVSESLGRIEHNGRFLEVLVVAVKGEDLSNFVGQNIDISPGKVVVSKEIAKESGIDEGETIIIHMPGGSKNLEISHVGENGFLNYRGEMAQYPGSVFVNVSDFEGNTVFPSKAYVDFVESENVHISDIPIPSNLQIINIKEDFLNSPANEILGYIVLAFSFFSIMAGLILVIVFGNNFANEQEKTVGILRILGFKRGKILFLFFMEALLYFGISSLIGVVLGAKIGAVLLNQLGEIASGLTFETLGSFTIAPYELSLQTIILGFLIGIIIPLLIFMIKGLHISNNSPVESLKKDVEAYVPHGINGWFSILFIISGFLLISFANEFEILGLILISLGLVFVLKNPLFNVGLSIFLMILSKTYFSLSSGVLAFNFIFQRAFLFGVIVVLFFTSIIPILKRFSKVFSSKKSVPFLLGFSYVERFPVRVLMLSLMFGIIIFGLIVISSIPANLVRFVDTSMQEGLFGYNFLVVSNPIKNLFFSDDIAVYEGIEKPTKVQIAILDSQIIAFVDDTFLESAIIPSETVTDWREELKSKNTVLYGKFSDEEQIPEYVKGNLSSITPLGGVSNVSYDVVGFFNLKDITIPVKYVANIISKPNSVKSIDILLGNVPKENIDEIKQKYMSTFDFPIFIEEELQNIYNGVDGIISLATGMLYLGLISGFSGLALYSVRSCIIRQRIIGTLRAIGSSSKDITKGLLIENFSIVSVGAFIGLVGGYLVAKDIIFAIFQFLGNVDFYFPLLNVIGIVGMVYLVTFLTLMIPSFLITKITPADSLREIG from the coding sequence GTGTTTTTTTGGAAATTCGCCCTTCGCAATTTTTTAAAAAGATGGCAAGTGAGCATTTTGTTAGTGTTGGGGGCTATCATTCCTTCTTTGTTAACTGTTTCTTCTCTTTCGCTTAATGATTCGATAGTTTCTTATAGGAAAACTCAAGTGGAAGTTAATTTTGGTCAAGCAGATGCTTTTATTGTTAATAACAGGACATCATTATTTTTCTCTTTTCCCTTGTCACAAATGATTTTAGACGATATAAAAAGCGATCCCAAAATAAAGAATATTCTACCGGTTTCAGAAAGTTTGGGAAGAATAGAGCATAATGGACGTTTTTTAGAAGTTCTGGTTGTTGCGGTTAAAGGAGAAGATCTTTCAAACTTTGTTGGTCAAAATATTGATATAAGCCCTGGTAAAGTAGTTGTATCTAAAGAGATAGCAAAAGAAAGTGGAATTGATGAAGGAGAAACCATTATAATTCACATGCCAGGGGGTTCAAAGAATTTAGAGATTTCACATGTTGGTGAGAATGGTTTTTTGAATTATCGAGGAGAAATGGCACAGTATCCGGGATCGGTTTTTGTTAATGTATCAGATTTCGAAGGGAATACAGTTTTTCCCTCAAAAGCTTATGTGGATTTTGTTGAATCTGAAAATGTACATATTTCTGATATTCCGATTCCTTCAAATCTGCAGATTATTAATATAAAAGAAGATTTTTTAAATTCTCCTGCAAATGAAATTCTGGGGTATATTGTTCTTGCCTTTAGTTTTTTTTCAATAATGGCGGGTTTAATATTAGTTATCGTTTTCGGGAACAATTTTGCAAACGAGCAAGAAAAAACGGTAGGTATTTTAAGGATTTTAGGTTTTAAAAGAGGTAAGATCTTATTTCTTTTCTTTATGGAGGCTTTGTTATATTTTGGGATATCTTCACTAATAGGAGTTGTTTTGGGGGCGAAAATAGGAGCTGTCCTATTAAATCAACTTGGTGAAATTGCATCAGGTCTAACTTTCGAAACTTTGGGAAGTTTTACAATCGCTCCTTATGAATTAAGTCTTCAAACAATAATATTAGGCTTTTTAATAGGTATTATAATACCCCTGCTTATTTTTATGATTAAAGGGTTACATATTTCCAACAATTCTCCCGTAGAATCCTTGAAAAAAGATGTGGAGGCATATGTTCCTCATGGTATTAACGGGTGGTTTTCCATTCTTTTTATTATATCAGGTTTTCTGCTAATTTCATTTGCAAATGAGTTTGAAATCCTGGGATTAATTCTAATTTCATTGGGATTAGTATTTGTATTGAAAAATCCTTTATTTAATGTTGGGTTATCCATTTTTCTGATGATACTTAGTAAAACATATTTTAGTCTCTCTTCTGGAGTGTTAGCTTTTAATTTTATTTTTCAAAGAGCCTTTTTATTCGGTGTTATTGTTGTTCTTTTTTTTACTTCTATAATTCCAATTTTAAAAAGGTTTTCTAAAGTGTTTTCCTCAAAGAAGAGTGTTCCTTTTCTTTTGGGATTTTCGTATGTTGAAAGATTCCCAGTTAGAGTTTTAATGCTTTCTTTAATGTTTGGTATAATTATTTTTGGTTTGATTGTTATTTCTTCCATACCAGCGAATTTGGTTAGGTTTGTTGATACTTCTATGCAAGAAGGATTATTTGGATATAATTTTTTGGTTGTATCAAATCCTATAAAAAACCTATTTTTTTCTGATGATATAGCTGTTTATGAAGGGATAGAAAAGCCAACAAAGGTTCAAATTGCCATTCTCGATTCACAGATCATAGCTTTTGTAGACGATACTTTTCTTGAATCGGCGATAATTCCATCGGAAACAGTAACAGATTGGAGAGAGGAACTGAAAAGTAAAAATACCGTTCTTTATGGAAAATTTAGTGATGAAGAACAAATTCCAGAGTACGTGAAGGGTAATCTTTCTTCTATTACACCCTTAGGTGGAGTATCTAATGTTTCTTACGATGTCGTTGGTTTTTTTAACTTAAAAGATATTACAATTCCTGTAAAATATGTAGCAAATATAATTTCTAAACCTAATAGTGTGAAAAGTATCGATATACTTTTAGGGAATGTGCCTAAAGAAAATATAGATGAAATTAAACAGAAATATATGTCAACTTTTGATTTCCCCATTTTTATAGAGGAGGAATTACAAAACATTTATAATGGGGTTGATGGTATAATTTCTCTAGCAACTGGAATGCTTTATCTTGGATTGATTAGTGGATTTTCAGGACTGGCACTGTACTCTGTAAGATCATGCATAATTCGCCAAAGAATAATCGGAACTCTAAGAGCAATCGGTTCAAGCTCAAAAGATATAACCAAGGGGCTTCTCATTGAAAATTTCAGCATTGTTTCAGTAGGAGCTTTCATAGGTCTTGTTGGAGGTTACTTAGTCGCAAAGGATATTATTTTCGCCATCTTTCAGTTTTTAGGAAATGTTGATTTTTATTTTCCTTTGTTGAATGTAATCGGTATAGTTGGAATGGTGTATTTAGTCACTTTTCTAACCTTGATGATACCTTCTTTTTTGATAACTAAAATCACACCAGCAGACAGTTTGAGGGAGATAGGATAA
- the htpG gene encoding molecular chaperone HtpG: MPEVKEFQAETKQLLNLIINSIYTHKDIFLRELISNASDALDKIRFLSLKDPNVLQNDTDLRIRIEIDKDNNTLIVEDNGIGMSYEEVIENLGTIAKSGTKNFLQQLKQAQIGNSLTVDKENTIINLIGQFGVGFYSVFMVAKKVIVETKKWDQDKGVRWESDGIGTYSIEECEKANRGTKITLILKDDLDEDENYLDQYKIQELVKKHSNYIKYPIKIKWEEEVESGKKKITNKILNSMVPLWNKSKEEISQNEYNEFYKEHFYDWNDPFDVIHFKAEGTTVEFTALLYIPSKLPFTFFSKDYKRGLNLYSKNVFIMENCEEVLPDYLGFVKGLVDSPDFSLNISREILQKNKQLKVIRKNIEKKILDALKSKLENEREKYVEFWNEFGKVIKAGLYQNIQEKEKVQDLLLFESSTSDKNMVTLKEYISKMKEDQGNYIYYAVGESKDIIENLPQMESFKEKGYEVLYLTDEIDEFLIKLMHDYEGKEFKSISSSNVKIDEKFKEKEEENKDLLQKIKEYLKDKVKDVRLTDKLKESPACIVSANEAISLNMEKTLKNLEQLPFEAEKVLELNPDHQVFKILTDIYQKDPNSEEIKDYAELLYNQSLLLEGLEIEDKTTFAKLITKLMIKSKN, encoded by the coding sequence ATGCCAGAAGTAAAAGAATTTCAAGCTGAAACAAAACAATTACTCAACCTAATAATAAACTCCATTTACACCCACAAAGACATATTTTTAAGAGAGTTGATTTCTAACGCATCGGACGCCCTTGATAAAATAAGATTCCTATCTTTAAAAGACCCCAACGTTTTACAAAACGATACTGACTTGCGGATAAGGATAGAAATAGACAAAGATAACAACACATTGATAGTTGAAGATAACGGTATTGGAATGTCATATGAAGAAGTAATCGAAAATTTGGGAACTATCGCAAAATCAGGCACAAAAAACTTTCTTCAACAACTAAAACAGGCTCAAATAGGAAACAGCCTAACTGTAGATAAGGAAAACACTATAATAAACCTAATAGGTCAATTTGGCGTTGGGTTTTATTCGGTATTCATGGTTGCTAAAAAAGTTATTGTAGAAACAAAAAAGTGGGATCAGGATAAAGGTGTAAGATGGGAGTCTGATGGAATAGGAACTTATTCAATTGAAGAATGTGAAAAGGCCAATAGAGGGACTAAGATTACCCTAATATTGAAAGATGATCTAGATGAGGATGAAAATTATTTGGATCAATACAAAATTCAAGAATTAGTCAAAAAACATTCTAACTATATAAAATATCCCATCAAAATTAAATGGGAAGAAGAAGTAGAATCTGGTAAAAAGAAGATCACCAATAAAATACTCAATTCAATGGTCCCATTATGGAACAAAAGCAAAGAAGAAATCTCTCAAAATGAATACAACGAGTTCTACAAAGAACATTTTTACGATTGGAACGATCCTTTCGATGTCATTCATTTTAAAGCTGAAGGAACAACGGTTGAATTCACAGCATTGCTTTATATCCCTTCTAAGTTACCGTTTACCTTTTTCAGTAAAGATTACAAAAGGGGTTTAAACCTCTATTCAAAGAACGTTTTTATAATGGAAAACTGTGAAGAAGTACTACCCGATTATTTGGGTTTCGTTAAAGGATTGGTGGACTCTCCGGACTTCTCTTTGAATATCTCAAGAGAAATACTTCAGAAAAACAAACAACTAAAAGTAATAAGAAAAAATATTGAAAAAAAGATATTAGATGCTTTAAAATCAAAACTCGAAAACGAAAGAGAAAAATACGTGGAATTTTGGAATGAATTCGGGAAGGTTATAAAAGCAGGATTATACCAGAATATACAAGAAAAAGAAAAAGTCCAAGATCTACTTTTATTCGAAAGTTCTACGTCTGATAAAAATATGGTAACCCTTAAAGAATACATTTCAAAAATGAAAGAAGACCAAGGTAATTATATATATTACGCAGTAGGAGAAAGCAAAGATATTATTGAAAACCTACCTCAAATGGAATCCTTCAAAGAAAAAGGTTATGAGGTTTTGTATTTAACAGATGAAATAGACGAATTTCTTATAAAATTGATGCATGACTACGAAGGGAAAGAATTCAAATCGATCAGCAGTTCAAATGTAAAAATAGATGAGAAATTTAAAGAAAAAGAAGAAGAAAACAAAGACTTACTCCAAAAAATAAAAGAATATCTTAAAGACAAAGTAAAAGATGTTAGATTAACTGATAAATTGAAGGAATCCCCAGCGTGTATAGTAAGTGCCAATGAAGCAATCTCCTTAAACATGGAGAAAACTTTAAAAAATTTAGAGCAACTACCGTTTGAAGCTGAAAAGGTTTTAGAACTAAATCCTGACCATCAAGTATTTAAAATATTAACAGATATATACCAAAAAGATCCCAACTCAGAAGAAATTAAAGATTACGCAGAATTGCTTTACAACCAATCTTTGTTACTTGAAGGATTAGAAATCGAAGATAAAACAACATTTGCAAAACTGATTACAAAACTAATGATAAAATCAAAAAATTAA